The window AAGCTATCTGTGATATTTGTGGAAGATTAGCTGTTTCATTCTAGCTAAAGATTTTTGATCTTCTTGCGCCTTAATAACAACATATTATTTAAACTTCTTTGCGTCCTTGCGATTTCCAACCTCAAAAACCATTTACAATTCTATCTGTGACTGGAATCTAGTCTCAATTTTCCTTATTTTTGTGGAAGTGATGATTCTTAAATCCTTCATATAAGCCTGCAAATGGAACAGTATACTTTTAACAAAATAACCAAAGATTCAGAAATCCCTTATAAATTGCTATTGCTAGCTGATGAGACCAAAGAAGCTATTGATCAATACATCTTCAAATCTGATATCTATCTTTTACTTGACGAAACCAAAAGTATTGCAGTAATAGCATTGTACAAAAACAGTGATACGGAACTTGAGATCAAAAATATTGCAGTGATTGAACGCTACAGAAACAAAGGACTTGGAAGCATTCTAATCCATAAAGCCAAAGAAATAGCTCTTAAGAATCATTATACAATGTTGAGTGTAGGAACTTCAGATACAGGATTTCAGCAAATCAGATTTTATGAAAGAAATGGTTTTATAAAAACAGGGATACGTAAAGATTTTTTTATAGAGAATTACCCATCCCCGATTTATGAAAACGGCCTGCAGATGCGCGATATGATTCTACTTACCCATTACCTTGCGGAATAGTCCTTTAATATGTTCTATTTCCGTTTGATAATTAGTATTTTTTCTACATCCAAAATACAAGGTATTTTCTAATTTTTTTTTCCTTCCCAGATGAGCTGAATCTCTCCGCTTTCAATAGCATTCTTGCATAAGAAATCCGGAACAACGGCCAATCCTGTTCCTCCTTTCAGACAACGGATGATAGAATTGAGATTAGGAACAATATAATTGGGGCGAAAGTTCGGTTTATGACCAAAATTTAAAGTCCAGAATTGGAAAAGATGTTCCATATCTCCGGTTGTCCCATACCATTTTTCATTCTTCAGCCACGCTTCGATCTGTTCAATATCCTTTGTTTTTAATATTTTTTTAAACGCATCTGTATCTACTTCTTTTCCCCCTACAAGAATGATCTGTTCAGAAGAAAATGCTTCATGCTGTATATTAGGTGAAGACCCTTTTTTGGGAGTGATGATAAGATCTAGGATTCCTTTGTCCAGCTGATCCAGCATTTCAGGATATTCTCCAAAACTGATAATCAGATTGAAAGGCAGTGAAGAAACATATTGCTCCAAAGTGGTTTGAAAGGTTTCAAAACACATTCCTACACTAATCGTTGGGGTATGCTTTTCTGTAGATTTTTGAAAATTTTTCTCTACATCTTCCAACTTGGTAAGCGGTTCTGCTACGGCATTAAATAATACTTTTCCTCTCTCCGTAGGAATCATTTTTCTACCCGTTCTGTCAAATAATTTGTATCCGACATAAGCTTCCAGTGAACTTAAGTGTAAACTCACCCCCGGCTGCGAAATGAATAAGGCGTCTGCCGCTCCTGTAAGTGTCCCGGTTTTATAGATCGCCTTAAAAGTACGATACCATTCTAAATTGACCATGGTTTAATTATTAATATTATGATATAAAATTACAAAATAATTATAATACTAATACCATTTCAAAATATACTAATTAGTTAATCATTTTCATGGTAGTATATATCCAGGTTCATCTGTTTTTGTCCTTAACAAGATCAGGAAGCCGTAAGAGGGAAGCTATCTTTTACTTCCCTCCTATATCTCCAGACTCTTCCTGTTAATTTCCGTTCCCTGAACTCAGATTATTTTACTATCTGAATGATTGTATTCTGAAACTTTTCCGGTTCATCTTTATGGATCTGATGTCCTGAATTTTCAAATAAGAACAAGTCTTTCTTAGGTGCTTTTACTTTTTGAAAGTACTCCGTTGTAATTCTGGTAGAAGTTTGAATATCATTTTTCCCAACAAAAAAATAAATAGGACATTCTACTTTTTTTAAGGTTTTTGGAAGATCAATGTTCATCACTTCGTTCCACGCAGGTGACCATGTTTTTGACCACTGTAGAAATCCTTTTTTGAAATCGTCACTTGTTACATACTGTTTACCATCTTTATAAAAAAGCCATTTTCTTAAATAAAATAAGTCTTCATCAACTTTGAAAGGAATGTGTACACTTGCCAATTCTTTACTGGCAACAGGCTCCTCTTTAAAGTGATCTTTTAAAATACTAAGCAATTCTTTCTCACTTGTCAATTGACTGACAACTGGATTCACTGCAAAATAGGCATGTAAAAGTTCAGGGTGATTCCTAACAATATAAAAACCTAAAGCATTTCCCCAAGAGCTCCCTAATAGATATATCTTCTCCTGTTTTAATTCTCTTCTCAGAAAATTGATAACCTGATAGGTATCTTTTCCCATGAGATCAACTGATGGCTGAACGGGAGAAGGATTTAATTCAAGGGTTTTTCCGGCATCTCTCTGATCCCATTGAACGATGGTAAATTTATCTTTTAAAAGACTTGTAAAAGAGTCCGCATTTTTTCTCATTGAGCTTCCCGGACCCCCTGATAAAAATAAAAGTACAGGTTTACCTGCATCATTTGTTTTAATATCTATAGCTTGTTTTATTCCACCAATTTCGGGCGTTAAGAGGGTATCTATTTTTACTTTCTGTAATTGTGCTAAACTCAATACGGATAATAGTAAAAAAATAAAAAGAATTGCTTTTCTCATGATTTCTAAATTTTAATTTGACTTTGATTTTAATAATCTATTGCAAATATCCTTCAGAGAATCATGAAAAATGTCTTAATAAAAGTAGTCGAACTCATTTTAATGAATAAAATGAGTTCGACTACCTGCAAGCAAAAGTACGAATAGTTACAAAAACCTATAAATCAATCAAATAAAAATCAAAAAAAGGAAGAAAACATTCTATTGATTATCTTATTGATATCTCTTTATTGCTTAAAAAATCAGCATAATAATCAGGAATTCCACTTTTCTCAATCGCATGAAGAGTTTCTTCAAGTGGATAACTTAACTGTACAATTTCAGGAATGATCTTTTCATCATCTAAATTCAATATTAAATAGGAAGCCAGCCTGTTTTCTTCTTTAGAGCGTCCTACGGAACCACAATTTACTGCCCATTTTTTATTTTCAAACTGTTTTGTAAAAGATAAATGGGTATGTCCCATTACAATCAGATCAGCATTTGAATCTTCAAGCATATTCATAAAAATCTCATCATTTTCAGATTCATACAAATAAGTATCATTGCTCGTAAGACTGGAATGCACCAATTGGATATTCCAATGTTTTTTACCTATTTTATAATTTAATTTTAAATGAAAAGGAAGTTCGGCAAGAAACTGTTTATTCTCTTCTGTAATATGTTTTTTAGAATGATCTATCGCAATAAATCTTGCCGCTGTTTCTTCTTCAGAATGTTTAGATAAAGGAAAAACAGGAAGATCGAAAGCAATTCTTTCATCATGATTTCCCAGCAGACAGGGAATGTTCAGTCTCTTCATCTTTTCTATCACTTCATTTCCCCAAGGGGCAAAATCAACCAAATCTCCTAAACAGAATTTCTGATGAATCCCCCTCTGTTCAATATCCTTCAACACCACTTCCAAAGCCGGAAGATTCCCATGTACATCACTGAAAACTGCTATCTGTATCATTCTCTGTCAATTTGTTAATCAAATTTACAAGACGAACAGGAATTTCAGTTCAGATATAGCATGACTTTTTACCATGAAATAACAATTATTAAGAATTAACTTTTGTTTTACTTAGTCAATCGTCAATACTTCTTAACAACTAAGCAGCCTTTGCCTTAAAAATTGACAAGCAAAGCGTACTGACTATTCACAATTGATAATAAGCTATAATTAAACTATAAATATTCTGATACATTACTATAATTTATATTATTTTTATTATACAATCAACCCTCCTAACTTTGCAGAGTAAAATTTAAACAATCATAAAAAAATGAAAAAAGTACTAATCATTAACGGAGGACAAAATTTCGGACATTCCGGAGGAAAATATAATCAAACCATCGCAGAAAATACAATAGCTGTTCTTAAAGAATTTGAGAACGTAGAAGTAAAAATCACCAATATAAGCGAAGGCTATGACAAGCATGAAGAAGTAGAGAAATTTGTTTGGGCAGATTATATTATTTACCATACTCCAATCTGGTGGTTTCAGCTTCCGAATGGATTTAAAAAATATATAGATGAAGTATTTACAGCAGGCCACGCCAAAGGTATTTATATGAGTGACGGTAGAAATGCTGCCAATCCGGAGATCAACTATGGTACTGGCGGAATGCTTGGCGGCAGAAAGTATATGCTGACAACAAGCTGGAATGCTCCTGCAACTGCGTTTACACTTCCCGGGGAATTCTTTGATGAAAAAAGTGTAGATGAGGGACCTTTATTTGGTTTTCATAGAATGAACGCTTTTGTATCCTTAAAAAAAATGGACAGCTTCCACTTCCATGATGTTGAAAAAAATGCCAACATAGAGCGTGATATGAAGCTTTACAGAGACCATGTAAAAAACGTATTTAAAAAGAATTAAAAACAGAATTAGTATAATGAAAATTCACCTTACCGCAATTATTAAAGCCAAAGAAGAGTATCAGACTGAGGTGTTGGAAGTTCTTCAGAATATGGTAATAGAAACAAGAAAAGAAGAAGCTTGTGAGCTTTATAACCTACACCAGGGAATTGAAAATAAAAACGAATTTGTTTTCTATGAAATCTGGAAAAGCCAAGAAGGATTGAATCAACATAATCAACAGCCTTACATTCAGGCTTTCGGAGCTTTAGTAGATGAAAAACTTCAGGAGAAGCCACAAATATATCTCACTCATATCATTTAAATATGAAAAAAATAGCGTTTTTACTATTGACAATCTTTACCATAGGATTTGTACAGGCACAGACCAAAAAATCAAAAAATATGAAAAAGAAAATATTATTCGTTGTAACCAGCCATGACAAAAAAGGCAGTACAGGAGAAGATACGGGATATTACTTAGGAGAAGTTTCTCACCCATGGGAGGTTCTTCACAAAGCAGGCTATGAAATTGATTTTGTAAGTCCGAAAGGCGGAACTCCACCCGTAGACGGATTTGATTTAAAAGATCCTGTAAATAAAGAGTTTTGGGAAAATAAAGAATACAAAAACAAGATTGATCATTCTTTAACACCATCACAGATCAATCCAAAAGATTACTCAGCCATCTTTTATGCAGGGGGACACGGAGCCATGTGGGATCTGGCAGATAATACTGAACTGGCAGATATTGCTTCAAAAATTTATGAAAATAAAGGTATTGTAGCAGGGGTATGCCATGGTCCGGCAGGGTTAGTTAATATCAAACTGAATAACGGAAAATATCTGGTAGATGGGAAAAAGATCAATGCTTTTACCAATGAGGAGGAGTCTGCAGTACAATTAACAGATGTTGTTCCTTTCTTGCTAGAAAACAAATTAAAAGAAAGAGGGGCAAAATTTGAAAAGTCAGGACTTTGGCAAAACCATGTGGTAACTGATCAAAGAGTGATTACAGGACAAAACCCACAATCTGCCAAGAGTGTTGGAGAAGCAATTTTAAAAGAACTCAATAATAAATAAAACAAAAAAATGGAATACAGAAAATTAGGAAACACCGATCTTGAGCTATCTGCAATTACTCACGGAGCTTTTGCCATCGGTGGAAATATGTGGGGCGGTAATGAAAAACAGGATTCTATTGACTCTATTCATGCTTCATTGGATCACGGAGTAACTTCTATTGACACGGCTCCTTTTTACGGTTTCGGATTAAGTGAAGAAATGATTGGTGAAGCCATTAAAGGAAAAGACCGTTCAAAAATCCAGTTGTTAACTAAATTTGGTTTGGTATGGGACGGAAGCAACAACGGAAAAGGAGAATTTTTCTTTGATGCTGAAGAAGAAGGAAAATCAATTCCGGTTTATAAATTCGCTTCTAAAGAAAACATCATTAAAGAAGTTGAAGAAAGCTTAAAAAGACTGGGTACTGATTATATCGACCTTTTACAGCTTCACTGGCCCGACAGCACAACAGCGATCAGCGAGACTATGGAGGCCATGGAACTACTGATCCAACAAGGAAAAGTTCGTGCTGCCGGAGTAAGTAACTACAGTGTAGCCCAAATGGAAGAGGCTAACAGAACTTTACAATTAGCGAGCAACCAGGTTTCTTACAGTATGCTGAACCGTACTATTGAGACTGACCTTGTTCCTTATTCTTTAGAAAACAATTCAGGAATCATCGTTTACAGTCCGATGGAAAGAGGTCTTTTGACAGGTAAATATTTCAAGGATAACAAACTAAAAGACAACGACCACAGAAACGGCTATTTCTCTCAGTTTGATTTAAATAAAGTAAAAAATTTCTTAGAAAAAATTGAACCTATCGCTCAGGAAAAAGGAGCCAGCCTTTCTCAACTGGTATTAAGATGGACTACCCTGCAACCAGCAATCACAGTAGTATTGGCAGGAGCAAGAAACGCCCAGCAAGCTGTTGAAAATGCTAAAGCGATGGATATCACTCTTTCTCACGAAGAATTGAACTTCATCAATTCTGCTTTAAGCGAGATTTAATATATAAGCTGGGAGCTGGAAGAGGGAGGACAGAAGTACTATGAGGTTATTAATAACTTTCAGTCCTTTGAACCCAATTATTATCAGACTGTAAGATGTAAATATGAAGTTGAAAATACTAGCGTGTATTGTTAACTTACAGTTTGTTAATTTAAATCATTACAACAATCTGATCAATAAAATATCACTTGCTTACGGACTTCAAAAACTTCCCTCTTCCAACTTCCCTTCTTTTCAACCAAGAAAAATAAAATAGGAAGCATATTTAAATATACAGAATGCCAGTTGTTCATAGACTTCAACAACTCTCCTCCTCCAGCTTCCAACTTCCCTTATTAATTCACCCTATACATCATAAAAAAATGAAAAAGAATCTGATCAAAATGTTCGGGTTAATCACCTTATTGACTATAAATAGTATTTCATTAAACGCTCAAATCCTTGTTAATCCAGAAGATCAATCATGGTATCCTTCTGCTTACGGAGCTCAGGATGAAATAGGAGCTGCCAATTTATTAACACCCGAAGTAGTAAAACAAGCACTTGGATTGGTAAAACAAGGTAAAACATTAGCACTTGCTGTTCCTATTGATAAAAACTTACCCGCTTTCAGACACAGAAGTTTCAATCTATACAACATCCAACCCGGAGAACAGGGCGGAAAAAGTATAGGTCCCAACAAGTTTACATTCAATGACGAATTAGTCAATGGATGGACAGGCGTAGGAACTCAGCTTAACGGGATTGGACATATCGGGATTGATAACGTTTACTATAACGGAAATAAAGCAACTGATTTTGTAACTGTAGAAGGTGTAAAAAAGCTAGGTGTTGAAAAAGTCCCCCCCTTTGTCACCAGAGGTATAGTCCTTGATATGGTGAGACATTATGGAAAAGCAATTGTGCCTGGTGGAACAGAATTTACTGTTGAAGATATCACAGCTGTTTTAAAGAAACAGGGTCTTACACTAAGAAAAGGAGATGTTATTCTTTTCAATACGGGATGGCTCGAACTGATCGGTAAAGACAACAAACAGTTCTTAGAAACAGAACCTGGAATCGGGATGGAAGCTGCAAAATGGTTAGCTGACCAGGGCATTGTTGCTTTTGGTGGTGATACCTGGGCTTCAGAAGTATATCCCAACCCAAAAAGTAAAGAAGAGTTTCCCATCAACCAATATATGCTGGCTAAAAAAGGAATCTATAATCTGGAACTGATTGACAGCCGTCCTTTGGTTAAGCAAAAAGTTTGGGAATTTTTATTTGTACTGGGGCAGCCTCTGTATGTAGGATCTACTCAGGTAAATGTGAATCCTGTCGCTATTTACTAAAGATAGAGATCTCGCTTAAAACCTATAACATACTAAAAAAGAGAGACAACGTAATTCCGGTTTTGAAAAAATAAAACTAACCTTTAGAATTTATTTTAGAATTAATCCTTAAAACAGGGTTACAATCTCACTTTGCTTCTTGCATTAAACTAGCCTTTCAGTTTTGAAAGGCTAGTTTATTAAATAAAGTAAATGTCTGTAAATGATGCAGGCTTCATTAATCTCCCATTCCAAACTCCCCAGCATCCATACTTTGCCATTATTTTGCTATCGGCATATGTGTACTGATAGCAATTCTATTCCATGCATTGATCGTCACAATCGCCATAATAATCTGTGCAATCTGATTGTTATCAAAAAATGATTTTGCTTTCTGATAGGTTTCTTCAGTTAATCCTTTGTCACTTATCAATGTAATCTCTTCTGTCATTGCCAAAAGCACCTGTTCTTCTTCTGTAAAAAACTCCTTGGCTTCTGTCCACCCATCTAAAATGAAGATTCTTTGTGGTGTTTCCCCATATTTAAGAGCATCTTTTGTATGCATATCAAGGCAAAAAGCACATTTATTAATCTGTGAAGCTCTGATTTTAATTAATTCCTTCTGAATATGGGTTAAAGAAGTGGTTTGTAAATATCCTTCTAATCCCATCATTGCTTTGTACGCTGCTGAATCTACTGTTGCAATATTTAATCTTGCGCTCATTATATTTATTTTTTGGTTAATTGATCAATACTAAAAGAATATCCTTGCTGAACAGCTAATAAAAGAGCCGCAGCACTTCCCACCCAGACTGAATAATTGAGTGGGGCCTTAGAACCTAATGCAATTGTCATTGATACGGCGAAAATCAGCAATAAAATACTGCTTCCATAAGCTGCAATTCTGGTTTTAAAACCTACGATCAGCAATAATGGAAATAGAATTTCAAAAAATGTGGCAGCATACGTGGAGAAAGTACTCAAAGCTTCAGGAAGAAAAAGGTCAGTGATCTTGTGTATTCTTCAAAACTCTTCATATTTCCCCATGATGAATTTTCTGCACTCCACCATCCGAATCGGTCGGCTACTGCGGAAAGCATCGTTACAGAAAGAGCCAGTCTTAAAAATAGCTGTGGAAATTGATTTTGTGTATTTGTCATTGCATTAGCTTTTAATCACATGACAAATTTCCGATATCTGATCCGTAAAAAACTTAAACTGGTTTAAGAACGTAATTTTGCTTTGATTTCACTTAAATATTCCGGAGTAAAACCAAGAAATGAAGCGATGAGATATTGAGGAATCCTTTGTATAAACCAGGGATACAGCGTACTGAAATGTACATACAACTCTTCCCTTGAATATTCAGTAAGGTAGCGGAGTTTTCTTTCCGAAGCAGCATAAGCCCTTTGATAGATAATTCTGAAATATTTTTCCATCTCAGGATGTTTTTCAAGCAACAGTTCCTGACTTTTAAAATCAATGACAAGAATGGTAGATTTTTCTACAGACTGAATGTTGAAATCTGTCTGCAACTGTCTTTCATAAGCAAATGTATCAGTAATCCACCAGTTTTCAATAGCAAACTGTGTTGTATGCTCTACTCCTTTTTCATTAATAAAATATTTTCTCAGGCAGCCTTCCACCACAAAATACATATTCCTGCAAACCTCTCCTTCCAGCATCAGACTTTGTTTTTTCTTCACCTTCAATACTTCAAAAAATGAAAAAACTGAACGATACTCTTCGTCAGTTACTGTAATGAATTTATTTAAATGTGCCTTGAAATTATCCATCTTTAGAATTGAATACTCAAACTTAACTTTATTTTTTTAGTTTTACAATGACAAAATATGAAATCATGGAACTCGTTGCTAAAATTCTGATCGCAGTTGTTGCACTGGAACATCTCTATATTCTTTGGATGGAAATGTTCGCATGGGAAACCAAAGGAAAAGAAGTTTTCAAAGCTGCCTTACCTGCTGAAATGTTTAAACCTACAAAAGGGTTGGCCGCCAATCAGGGATTATACAACGGTTTTCTGGCTGCCGGGCTTATCTGGTCTTTTCTGATTAAAGATCCACAATGGCAGGATAATATTGCACTTTTCTTTTTAGGATGTGTGGCTATAGCGGGTATTTATGGTGCTGTTTCTGCTACAAAGAAAATCTTTTTGTTCAGGCACTTCCAGCTTTATTAGCCATTATTGCTGTTTTGCTGAAGTAATTGCATTGATCATTTTGTAAGGATTTTCTCCAAAAAATCAGGATTATCAAACCACTTTTATCTTTAATGATAAAGGAAAATTTACCATGAGTATTTCGTTCCATAACATAACTTAAAACCAGCTTTTTAGGTCCCCAAAAATCCATTTAAAATAAAATTCGTAAATTTGCAACGCCGTAAAAATCTGATACACAGGTTTTTTATACTGGCCTGCATTTTGATGAAATGTATGAATTCAAGTTGTTCTGTACACATATCTTTTATTACCTCATCAGTAATTTAATTATAGAATTCATGTAAAAGATTAATTTATTTTTACATAAGACACTCTTTTTCTAGAGTAAAATCTATTGAAATATTTAAAATAAACATAAGGCTAAGGGCTTTATGCTCTTATTTTTTTGTTATAAGCTTTTATCATTATAAGCTTGGCAAATTATTTTTTATACTCGTCACCCAAAGAACAACACCAAAAGATTAAATGTTTAATCACGTAATGATATACCAGATTGTATATCAATTATTAATTAAAAATTCTGAATATGGAAAAAAATGAAAACAGTAGAAAAGTAAAACTTAAAGTTGAAGATCTGACTATTATCTTTGGTAAAAACAAAGAAAAAGCACAGGAACTTTTAGACAAAGGTTTTTCCAAAAAGGAAATTCTTGAAAAAACAGGCTGTACAGTAGGAATCAACAAAGCGAGTTTTGAGATCTATGAAGGGGAATTCTTTGTTATCATGGGTTTGTCCGGAAGCGGAAAATCTACCTTACTGCGTTGTCTTAACAGGCTGAATGAGCCTACTTCGGGTAAAGTATATATCAATGACGATGATATTACCGGTAAAAACAATAAAGAACTTCTGGAAGTAAGAAGAACAGAGATGAGCATGGTATTTCAAAAATTTGGATTACTTCCCCATCATAACATCTTAGATAATGCAGGGTTCGGACTTGAAATCCGAGGTGAAAGCAAAGCCTCTCGGGATGAAAAAGCGCAGAAAGCCCTGGATATTGTTGGCTTAAACGGTTTCGAAAACCAATATCCTTCACAACTCTCTGGGGGAATGCAGCAAAGAGTAGGATTAGCAAGAGCTTTGGCCAATGATCCGGAAGTATTGTTGATGGATGAAGCTTTCTCGGCACTTGATCCTTTGATAAAATCTGAAATGCAGGATCAGATGCTGGAACTGCAAAACACTTTACAAAAAACCATTGTTTTCATTACCCATGATTTGGATGAAGCCATTAAAATCGGAGACCGTATCGTCATTATGAAAGATGGGGTTATAGAGCAGATAGGAAGTGCTGAGGATATTTTAACCAACCCAGCAAGTGACTATGTAAAGGCATTTGTAGAGAAAGTAGACCGTAAAACAATTATCACCGCAAGATCTTTAATGTTTGATAAAGCAACCGTTGTACGTTTTAGGAAAGACGGTCCCGAAGGCGCTTTAAGAAAAATGAGAGCAACAGGATTAGAAAACTTACCTGTTGTAGATTTCCAAAACAAATTCCTTGGTTTTGTAACGCTTAACGACGTTGTCAGAATTGCCAAAAAGAAAGAACCTACGGTGGAATCCATTATCAATAGTAATGTACCTTCTGTTTATCCTGAAGTAACGGTAGAAGAAATGCTGCCTTTAATTTCAGGAAGTAAATCTGCCATTGCTGTTGTAGATGAAAACAATAAATTTTTAGGTCTTGTTACCCAATTATCTCTTGTCATAGAAGCTACCAAATTTAACGAAGAAGAAATCATTGAATTAAAAGAAATCGCAAACAACCAATAAGATGAATAAAATTATAGATATAGGTCAATATGTAGAAACTGCAATCAATTGGCTCACAGAAAATGGGAAACCTGTATTTGATGTTATAAAGCATATAGGAAACTCCTCGATCATGGGGATTGAATGGGTATTGATAAACACTCCTTTTTATGTAATTATCCTCTTCATTACCCTTTTAGCATTATGGAAAGCCGGAAAAGGTATTGCCATTGTTACAGCAGCAGGGCTGAGTTTGATATTTATGATGGGATTATGGAAAGAAACGATGGAAACATTGGCACTTATCTTCGTAGCAACCATCACAGCTCTTGTTCTTTCTATCCCTCTTGGAATTTTAGCCGCTAAAAACAAAATCGCAGCAAAAATTATCCGCCCTTTACTGGATTTAATGCAAACTATGCCCGCCTTCGTTTACCTGATTCCTGCTGTCCTATTTTTCAGTATCGGAAAAGTACCCGGTGCTTTTGCAACCATCATTTTTGCTATGCCGCCAGCGGTACGTTTAACAACATTGGGAATTGAATCTGTACCGAAAGATATTGTAGAAGCAGCCCGTGCTTTTGGAGCAACCAACCGTCAGATATTATTTAAAGTAGAACTTCCTCTGGCCATGAAAACTATTTTAACAGGGGTTAACCAAACCATACTCTTATCATTATCCATGGTTGTGATTGCCGGAATGATTGCTGCAGGCGGATTAGGAGAAAAAGTTTTGGAAGGAATTAATAATCTGGATATCGGACTTGGATTTGAAAGCGGACTTTCCGTTGTTATTTTAGCGATTATCCTCGATAGGATTACCCAGGGATTTGTAAAGAAAAAACAATAAGATGAAACAATTAAAATATCTATTTTTTCCCATTTTAATGATCGCACTGGCTGCATTACATTCATGTGGAAACATAAAAAACTCTAAATATATTACCATAGGAATGGTAGATGGCTGGGCTGAAGATGTAGCGATGACTCATGTTGCCAAAGCCATTCTGGACCAGCAGGGCTATCATGTCATTATTCAGAAAGCTTCTACAGATATGATTCTGGCTTCAATGAATAATGAAGATACCGACCTTTTATGGGAGTCTGGCTTCCTTACACCCACGCTAAAAAGCTGGCTAAATTTCCTGGATTAACACATCTTGGAACCAATTATGACAATGGCCGCATTGGATTGGTAGTCCCTGAATATGTTCCTATTCAGTCTATTGAAGACCTTAACCAACATCAGGAACAGTTCAATCACAGAATTATCGGGATTGAAAAAGGTGCAGGATTGACGACAGGAACAGATAAAGCGATTATTGATTATAA of the Chryseobacterium capnotolerans genome contains:
- a CDS encoding GNAT family N-acetyltransferase, whose translation is MEQYTFNKITKDSEIPYKLLLLADETKEAIDQYIFKSDIYLLLDETKSIAVIALYKNSDTELEIKNIAVIERYRNKGLGSILIHKAKEIALKNHYTMLSVGTSDTGFQQIRFYERNGFIKTGIRKDFFIENYPSPIYENGLQMRDMILLTHYLAE
- a CDS encoding alpha/beta fold hydrolase, yielding MRKAILFIFLLLSVLSLAQLQKVKIDTLLTPEIGGIKQAIDIKTNDAGKPVLLFLSGGPGSSMRKNADSFTSLLKDKFTIVQWDQRDAGKTLELNPSPVQPSVDLMGKDTYQVINFLRRELKQEKIYLLGSSWGNALGFYIVRNHPELLHAYFAVNPVVSQLTSEKELLSILKDHFKEEPVASKELASVHIPFKVDEDLFYLRKWLFYKDGKQYVTSDDFKKGFLQWSKTWSPAWNEVMNIDLPKTLKKVECPIYFFVGKNDIQTSTRITTEYFQKVKAPKKDLFLFENSGHQIHKDEPEKFQNTIIQIVK
- a CDS encoding metallophosphoesterase family protein, which codes for MIQIAVFSDVHGNLPALEVVLKDIEQRGIHQKFCLGDLVDFAPWGNEVIEKMKRLNIPCLLGNHDERIAFDLPVFPLSKHSEEETAARFIAIDHSKKHITEENKQFLAELPFHLKLNYKIGKKHWNIQLVHSSLTSNDTYLYESENDEIFMNMLEDSNADLIVMGHTHLSFTKQFENKKWAVNCGSVGRSKEENRLASYLILNLDDEKIIPEIVQLSYPLEETLHAIEKSGIPDYYADFLSNKEISIR
- a CDS encoding NAD(P)H-dependent oxidoreductase, whose amino-acid sequence is MKKVLIINGGQNFGHSGGKYNQTIAENTIAVLKEFENVEVKITNISEGYDKHEEVEKFVWADYIIYHTPIWWFQLPNGFKKYIDEVFTAGHAKGIYMSDGRNAANPEINYGTGGMLGGRKYMLTTSWNAPATAFTLPGEFFDEKSVDEGPLFGFHRMNAFVSLKKMDSFHFHDVEKNANIERDMKLYRDHVKNVFKKN
- a CDS encoding putative quinol monooxygenase; translated protein: MKIHLTAIIKAKEEYQTEVLEVLQNMVIETRKEEACELYNLHQGIENKNEFVFYEIWKSQEGLNQHNQQPYIQAFGALVDEKLQEKPQIYLTHII
- a CDS encoding type 1 glutamine amidotransferase domain-containing protein, whose product is MKKIAFLLLTIFTIGFVQAQTKKSKNMKKKILFVVTSHDKKGSTGEDTGYYLGEVSHPWEVLHKAGYEIDFVSPKGGTPPVDGFDLKDPVNKEFWENKEYKNKIDHSLTPSQINPKDYSAIFYAGGHGAMWDLADNTELADIASKIYENKGIVAGVCHGPAGLVNIKLNNGKYLVDGKKINAFTNEEESAVQLTDVVPFLLENKLKERGAKFEKSGLWQNHVVTDQRVITGQNPQSAKSVGEAILKELNNK
- a CDS encoding aldo/keto reductase, which encodes MEYRKLGNTDLELSAITHGAFAIGGNMWGGNEKQDSIDSIHASLDHGVTSIDTAPFYGFGLSEEMIGEAIKGKDRSKIQLLTKFGLVWDGSNNGKGEFFFDAEEEGKSIPVYKFASKENIIKEVEESLKRLGTDYIDLLQLHWPDSTTAISETMEAMELLIQQGKVRAAGVSNYSVAQMEEANRTLQLASNQVSYSMLNRTIETDLVPYSLENNSGIIVYSPMERGLLTGKYFKDNKLKDNDHRNGYFSQFDLNKVKNFLEKIEPIAQEKGASLSQLVLRWTTLQPAITVVLAGARNAQQAVENAKAMDITLSHEELNFINSALSEI
- a CDS encoding cyclase family protein, with protein sequence MKKNLIKMFGLITLLTINSISLNAQILVNPEDQSWYPSAYGAQDEIGAANLLTPEVVKQALGLVKQGKTLALAVPIDKNLPAFRHRSFNLYNIQPGEQGGKSIGPNKFTFNDELVNGWTGVGTQLNGIGHIGIDNVYYNGNKATDFVTVEGVKKLGVEKVPPFVTRGIVLDMVRHYGKAIVPGGTEFTVEDITAVLKKQGLTLRKGDVILFNTGWLELIGKDNKQFLETEPGIGMEAAKWLADQGIVAFGGDTWASEVYPNPKSKEEFPINQYMLAKKGIYNLELIDSRPLVKQKVWEFLFVLGQPLYVGSTQVNVNPVAIY
- a CDS encoding carboxymuconolactone decarboxylase family protein, coding for MSARLNIATVDSAAYKAMMGLEGYLQTTSLTHIQKELIKIRASQINKCAFCLDMHTKDALKYGETPQRIFILDGWTEAKEFFTEEEQVLLAMTEEITLISDKGLTEETYQKAKSFFDNNQIAQIIMAIVTINAWNRIAISTHMPIAK
- a CDS encoding DoxX family membrane protein, with protein sequence MSTFSTYAATFFEILFPLLLIVGFKTRIAAYGSSILLLIFAVSMTIALGSKAPLNYSVWVGSAAALLLAVQQGYSFSIDQLTKK